Proteins encoded together in one Planctopirus ephydatiae window:
- a CDS encoding protein kinase domain-containing protein yields the protein MHPDDKKTGTPDEESIFLAAIDIDDPQRRKVYLDEACHSDPALRLRVEKLIKAHEESGAFLKIAGLTNFAGNTRDDTDAEPNASSAPAGEITSVDSTSSEDRLDLSILTPSTKPGSLGRLLHYEIEEVLGSGGCGTVFRAFDEKLHRRVALKLMAPELAVTSPARKRFLREARAAAAIRHDHVVQIYAVEEQPLPFIVMEYIAGKTLQQMHEEKGPFSIDEVVDVGQQIASGLAAAHATGLIHRDIKPGNILVEDGSHRVKITDFGLARTADDASITQSGVIAGTPLYMSPEQARGEPLDYRSDLFSLGSVLYVLCTGRPPFRAANTMAVLKRVVEDTPRDMHDIVPEIPVWLIAIVEKLHAKDREARFESATEVAARLNLRDKAPHLSESELRNGDAKPRSSQAEKPASKQEPATTVFLAGSHSFSSSFSNWASRPLGLAALVLFAILLGFGMTEASGVTAVTKTVIRLFTPTGTLVVEVDDPNISLRIDGQEIVVTGAGVKELRLQPGQYEVEAKEGDALILKQLVNISSHGREILKISQEGTRKPAQATATMGQSSAGSGLYKDRSATILKGNWMADGNEVVLSSVFPSHMSFGNPEWTDINFSYETLTTSNAADSQGGIGLFRLLDFNNALSFPLGAYGGRAIELNRVIEGKWSRDNDGGYLNFAFERQRWYQVKLQLRGDKTTCFLDGEQVLTMADPHRLQGKVGFASWNAAVRFRNIRVTDPQGNLLWEGVPDLPRASPAAPIPATSKTVDPAAPVLTMQHIDPVRWVAFSKDGSRIVSASNGDDHEIRGGVRYHVAGKDNTVRIWDAQTGKEIRRLRMTEGSHYGPLGIAISPDGTSLAASSGWATANGPSEPRVYVWNMETGKRLHHFPLVDNHCVRCVTFSPQGGVVKLARSGKGGINSWSLPDGNELPRVIFQETPPGVEAPRMSFSPDANYLLSAVWNGPGEIRAWKTDTGEIARTFQGHTKPPTQVVMSANGQLLLSCAPDFTIRLWDWSAGRQLLCIGDDEILDSQPRCVAFSPDGSSFVVGDDSGQVSLYDTRSGSILERFTGHAARVNDVGFSNDGKRLVSGSDDRTVRIWPLSEYPPSDRLMTEKVIPSTGSDHAAARYVLNQQGSVWINGESTARQSLSVAEFANSVQLTGIELKDKRNLAAKDFEVFSGCRDLEKVRLGFSSITDAHLKPLEDLPKLTHLELTQCEKVTGAAIRKFKHLTHLEAWAVPVGDEDLAALKENALTNLDLGGTQVTGKGLAALNNLSNLRSSRLAFTSIKNKDLAALKDCHRLTFLALYNTGIGDEGVREICELKALRSLELQGSKVTNEVFSYLMKLPHLLSVDLRYTQVTPEAIESFRKQKPLCEVKCDAGVLPRWEPNGDELVKNAKADRAAAAFVLKQGKYVWLDNAKDPLHGDPAILPPHLFKLTGISLEGLKTLTPRDFEIFKGCRHLSDLQLLNMGITDEHLKAFEGITSITKLKLDGQAVTSKGLSSFSGCKRLTFLSVWATQADDKFIQSIASPDYTYLNLGGTRITDASIAAFGSLQNLEMATLNFTGLTDEGVADLATAENLTYLGLNHTRLTDASAKVFLKLHQLEELTLSNTQFSDQGLLLLVNALPNLKRLNLLETKVTADSVDKFQSMHPKCRILWNGGEFKDFN from the coding sequence ATGCATCCGGACGACAAAAAAACTGGCACGCCCGATGAAGAATCGATCTTTCTGGCAGCCATTGACATCGACGACCCTCAGCGGCGAAAAGTTTATCTCGACGAGGCTTGTCACTCCGATCCTGCGCTGCGCCTTCGTGTCGAGAAATTGATCAAAGCGCATGAGGAATCGGGCGCGTTTCTGAAGATTGCCGGCCTTACCAATTTCGCAGGGAACACACGCGACGATACCGATGCCGAACCCAATGCTTCATCGGCTCCTGCAGGAGAAATCACCAGCGTCGATTCGACCAGCAGTGAAGATCGCCTCGATTTATCGATCCTCACGCCCTCGACCAAGCCCGGCTCACTGGGGCGGTTGCTGCATTACGAGATCGAAGAAGTCCTGGGAAGCGGCGGTTGCGGGACGGTGTTTCGCGCTTTCGATGAAAAGCTACACCGCCGCGTTGCTCTCAAGCTGATGGCACCGGAACTGGCAGTCACATCGCCAGCCCGAAAGCGGTTTCTGCGCGAAGCACGAGCCGCTGCGGCCATTCGCCATGATCACGTCGTGCAGATTTATGCCGTCGAAGAGCAGCCGCTGCCTTTCATTGTCATGGAGTACATTGCTGGGAAAACGTTGCAGCAGATGCACGAAGAGAAGGGCCCGTTCTCCATTGATGAAGTCGTTGACGTCGGTCAGCAGATCGCCAGTGGATTGGCAGCTGCCCATGCGACCGGACTCATCCATCGCGATATCAAACCAGGGAACATACTGGTTGAAGATGGTTCTCACCGCGTCAAAATTACCGATTTCGGTCTGGCGCGCACGGCCGACGATGCGAGCATCACACAAAGCGGCGTGATTGCCGGTACGCCGCTGTACATGTCTCCTGAGCAGGCACGCGGCGAGCCACTCGATTATCGCTCGGATCTGTTCAGCCTGGGAAGTGTGCTTTATGTCCTTTGCACAGGCAGGCCTCCCTTTCGTGCTGCCAATACGATGGCTGTCCTTAAGCGCGTGGTGGAAGACACGCCGCGCGACATGCACGACATTGTTCCCGAGATCCCTGTCTGGCTGATTGCTATTGTCGAAAAACTTCATGCCAAGGATCGCGAAGCACGTTTTGAATCCGCGACCGAAGTCGCTGCTCGGCTGAATCTGCGCGACAAAGCTCCGCACCTCTCGGAGTCTGAACTCCGCAATGGTGATGCGAAACCGCGCAGTTCCCAGGCAGAAAAGCCAGCTTCGAAACAGGAGCCTGCCACGACAGTTTTTCTCGCAGGCTCGCACAGTTTCAGTTCGAGTTTTTCGAACTGGGCCAGCAGGCCCTTGGGTCTGGCGGCACTTGTCCTCTTCGCCATACTTCTCGGCTTTGGCATGACGGAAGCCTCCGGTGTTACCGCCGTCACGAAAACAGTGATCCGCTTGTTCACACCCACCGGGACACTCGTGGTCGAAGTGGATGATCCGAACATCTCGCTGCGCATTGACGGGCAGGAAATCGTCGTGACTGGTGCTGGTGTAAAAGAACTGCGGCTGCAGCCGGGCCAGTACGAAGTGGAGGCCAAAGAAGGCGATGCCCTCATCCTCAAGCAACTGGTGAACATTTCCAGCCACGGCCGGGAAATATTGAAGATCAGCCAGGAAGGAACTCGCAAGCCTGCTCAGGCCACAGCCACCATGGGCCAATCAAGTGCTGGATCGGGGCTCTACAAAGATCGCTCGGCAACCATTCTCAAAGGGAACTGGATGGCAGACGGCAACGAAGTCGTCCTGTCATCCGTGTTTCCATCCCATATGAGTTTTGGAAACCCGGAGTGGACGGATATCAACTTCAGTTACGAAACGTTGACCACCTCGAATGCCGCCGACAGTCAGGGAGGCATCGGCCTCTTTCGCCTGCTCGATTTCAATAATGCGCTGAGTTTCCCCTTAGGTGCTTATGGTGGGCGGGCCATAGAACTCAATCGTGTGATCGAGGGAAAATGGAGCCGCGATAACGACGGGGGATATCTCAACTTCGCCTTCGAACGTCAACGGTGGTATCAGGTCAAACTGCAGCTTCGCGGCGACAAAACCACCTGTTTTCTCGATGGAGAACAGGTACTCACGATGGCCGATCCTCATCGTCTTCAAGGGAAAGTCGGCTTCGCCAGTTGGAACGCTGCGGTCCGCTTTCGCAACATTCGCGTCACCGACCCGCAGGGAAATCTGCTCTGGGAAGGAGTTCCCGATCTGCCGCGGGCATCACCAGCGGCACCGATTCCGGCAACATCCAAAACGGTTGATCCCGCCGCACCTGTGCTCACCATGCAGCATATCGACCCGGTGCGCTGGGTCGCCTTCAGCAAAGATGGTTCACGAATCGTTTCGGCCAGTAATGGTGATGATCACGAAATTCGTGGCGGCGTTCGTTATCACGTTGCCGGGAAGGACAACACGGTTCGCATCTGGGATGCCCAAACCGGTAAAGAGATTCGCCGCTTGCGGATGACGGAAGGGAGTCATTACGGGCCCCTGGGGATTGCCATCTCGCCCGATGGAACATCTCTGGCAGCCTCTTCGGGCTGGGCAACCGCTAATGGCCCTTCGGAGCCGCGAGTCTATGTCTGGAACATGGAAACCGGCAAACGCTTGCATCACTTCCCACTGGTCGATAACCACTGCGTCCGCTGTGTGACATTCTCGCCTCAGGGAGGTGTGGTGAAGCTGGCCCGCAGTGGGAAAGGTGGGATCAACTCCTGGAGTTTACCGGATGGGAACGAACTGCCCCGGGTCATTTTTCAAGAGACACCACCCGGCGTCGAAGCACCTCGCATGTCGTTTTCACCGGATGCGAACTATTTATTGAGTGCTGTCTGGAATGGGCCGGGTGAAATCCGTGCGTGGAAGACAGACACTGGCGAGATTGCCAGGACCTTTCAGGGCCATACCAAGCCACCCACACAGGTGGTGATGTCGGCCAATGGCCAGTTGCTCCTCTCCTGTGCACCAGACTTCACGATCCGGCTGTGGGATTGGTCTGCCGGACGGCAGTTGCTGTGCATCGGCGACGATGAGATTCTCGACAGCCAACCCCGCTGCGTGGCCTTCTCGCCGGACGGCTCATCCTTTGTGGTCGGTGATGACTCCGGCCAGGTTTCGCTTTACGACACCCGTTCTGGATCGATTCTCGAACGATTCACTGGCCACGCTGCAAGAGTCAATGATGTTGGTTTCTCGAACGACGGCAAACGTCTCGTCTCGGGGAGCGACGATCGTACCGTTCGCATCTGGCCCCTTTCCGAATATCCACCATCCGATCGACTGATGACGGAGAAGGTCATCCCGAGCACTGGCTCGGATCACGCTGCCGCCCGCTATGTGCTGAACCAGCAGGGTTCCGTTTGGATCAACGGGGAATCGACCGCACGGCAATCGCTGTCCGTCGCGGAATTCGCCAATTCTGTGCAACTCACCGGAATTGAATTGAAAGACAAGCGTAACCTCGCCGCGAAGGACTTCGAAGTCTTTTCCGGATGTCGGGATCTTGAGAAAGTACGGCTGGGATTCTCCTCCATCACCGATGCCCACTTGAAGCCTTTGGAGGATCTGCCGAAACTCACACATCTTGAACTGACCCAGTGCGAGAAGGTCACAGGTGCCGCGATCCGAAAGTTCAAGCACCTGACACATCTGGAAGCGTGGGCGGTGCCCGTGGGTGACGAGGATCTCGCCGCCTTGAAGGAAAATGCGTTGACGAATCTCGATCTGGGCGGGACGCAGGTTACGGGAAAGGGTCTCGCGGCGCTCAACAATCTTTCCAACTTGCGCAGCTCCCGGCTGGCCTTCACATCGATCAAAAACAAAGATCTTGCCGCCCTCAAGGATTGCCATCGACTCACCTTCCTTGCGCTTTACAACACGGGGATCGGTGATGAAGGTGTTCGCGAGATCTGCGAACTGAAGGCTTTGCGATCTCTTGAGCTGCAGGGTTCCAAAGTCACCAACGAGGTCTTTTCCTATTTGATGAAGCTACCCCATCTGCTCTCGGTCGATCTGCGGTACACTCAGGTCACGCCAGAGGCGATCGAGTCATTCCGCAAGCAGAAACCGCTTTGCGAAGTAAAGTGCGATGCGGGCGTGCTGCCGAGATGGGAGCCGAATGGCGATGAACTGGTGAAGAACGCCAAGGCCGACCGTGCAGCGGCTGCGTTTGTCCTCAAACAGGGAAAATACGTCTGGCTCGATAATGCCAAAGATCCGCTGCACGGGGACCCGGCGATACTGCCGCCGCACCTGTTCAAATTGACGGGCATCAGTCTTGAAGGGTTGAAAACTCTCACACCTCGTGATTTCGAGATCTTCAAAGGGTGCCGCCATTTGTCCGATCTGCAGCTTTTGAACATGGGAATCACCGACGAACATCTCAAGGCGTTTGAAGGAATAACCTCCATCACAAAGTTAAAGCTCGATGGCCAGGCTGTAACGAGCAAGGGGCTCTCGTCCTTTTCAGGCTGCAAAAGGCTGACCTTTTTATCCGTCTGGGCCACACAGGCGGATGACAAATTCATCCAGTCGATCGCGTCACCTGATTACACTTATCTCAATCTCGGTGGCACTCGGATCACCGATGCCTCGATCGCGGCCTTTGGAAGTTTACAGAATCTGGAAATGGCGACTTTGAACTTTACAGGGCTGACCGACGAGGGTGTTGCAGATCTAGCCACTGCTGAAAACCTCACTTACCTCGGACTCAATCACACCCGATTGACCGACGCCTCTGCAAAAGTTTTCCTCAAGCTGCATCAGCTTGAAGAGCTGACCCTCAGCAACACGCAGTTCAGTGATCAGGGTTTATTGCTGCTGGTGAATGCCCTGCCCAACCTGAAACGACTGAATCTCCTCGAAACGAAGGTCACGGCCGACTCCGTCGACAAATTCCAATCCATGCATCCGAAATGCCGGATTCTCTGGAACGGTGGTGAGTTCAAGGACTTCAATTGA
- a CDS encoding glycoside hydrolase family 15 protein — translation MPAPAPAQTLLPEIAAILPASINDTWTHGQVKAVEDLLIEQGTFHFPRLETGLFAAATSVADDFHLTGYQNVWVRDNVHVAHGHFLWGEQAIAVQDVQALLAFFATQKQRLANMIEGRTTPDQIQQRPHIRFNGRTLTENSESWSHAQNDALGYFLWLTSKLATTGQLELSIEQAALLNEFPHYFQAIDYTTDEDSGHWEEERKVEASSIGVVVAALKLWAVILDEHPQFRTAGRGATSEFCSQLVHRGEDALARILPYECRQENSRKVRAVDAALLFLIWPLQVTTEPMARTIVANVTEQLAGPYGIRRYLGDSYWCADYRTLVSAEKRSTDYSEDQSARDQLLKKGFEAQWCLFDPIISIIAGEWYRTHGQPEDLALQKFHLLRALTQLTLPESRFGPYKCPESYFCEAGSYIPNDITPLLWTQANLRLALVGMLQSLSS, via the coding sequence ATGCCTGCACCCGCTCCTGCCCAAACTTTGCTCCCGGAAATTGCTGCGATATTGCCCGCCTCGATCAATGACACCTGGACTCACGGGCAAGTCAAAGCTGTGGAAGATTTGCTCATCGAGCAGGGAACTTTCCACTTCCCCAGGCTGGAGACAGGTCTCTTTGCAGCAGCGACATCGGTCGCCGATGACTTTCATCTGACGGGCTATCAGAACGTCTGGGTGCGGGACAACGTGCATGTGGCCCATGGCCATTTTCTCTGGGGTGAACAGGCCATCGCCGTCCAGGATGTGCAGGCACTTCTGGCATTCTTTGCGACACAGAAGCAGCGACTGGCGAACATGATCGAAGGGCGAACCACTCCCGATCAGATCCAGCAGCGGCCGCATATTCGCTTTAATGGGAGGACTTTGACGGAAAACAGCGAGTCATGGTCTCACGCCCAGAACGATGCCCTGGGCTATTTTCTCTGGCTGACCTCCAAGCTCGCAACGACTGGGCAACTCGAGCTTTCCATCGAACAAGCCGCCTTGCTCAATGAGTTCCCGCATTACTTTCAAGCCATCGATTACACGACCGATGAAGACAGTGGCCACTGGGAAGAAGAGCGCAAAGTCGAGGCTTCGAGCATCGGTGTCGTCGTGGCGGCTCTCAAGCTGTGGGCCGTCATTCTCGATGAACACCCCCAGTTCCGCACAGCTGGCCGGGGTGCGACATCGGAGTTCTGCAGCCAATTAGTGCATCGTGGCGAAGACGCGCTGGCCAGAATTTTGCCCTATGAATGCCGCCAGGAGAATTCCAGAAAAGTCCGCGCTGTCGATGCGGCTCTGCTCTTCCTCATCTGGCCATTACAGGTGACGACTGAACCCATGGCCCGGACAATTGTGGCCAACGTGACGGAACAACTGGCGGGGCCTTATGGGATTCGCCGCTACCTGGGAGATTCCTATTGGTGTGCCGATTATCGCACGCTGGTCAGTGCCGAAAAACGATCGACCGATTACAGCGAAGATCAGTCGGCTCGCGATCAACTCTTGAAGAAAGGTTTCGAAGCACAGTGGTGCCTGTTTGATCCAATCATTTCGATCATTGCTGGCGAATGGTATCGCACGCACGGCCAGCCGGAAGATCTGGCATTGCAGAAGTTCCACCTGCTGCGGGCTCTCACACAGCTCACGCTGCCAGAAAGCCGCTTTGGTCCCTACAAATGCCCGGAGTCCTACTTCTGCGAAGCAGGATCGTACATACCCAATGACATCACACCCCTGTTGTGGACTCAGGCCAATTTGCGCCTGGCACTGGTCGGCATGCTCCAGTCGCTCTCGTCGTAA
- a CDS encoding VOC family protein, producing MRPNPGCWFEIYVDDLDRATAFYQTVLGTKLDKLASPVDNLQMMTFPMSMDGPGASGALCKMEGMSAGGNSTMIYFSCEDCAVEAGRIEAAGGKLMMPKTSIGMYGFIATGIDTEGNAFGLHTAPSF from the coding sequence GTGCGTCCAAATCCTGGTTGCTGGTTTGAAATTTATGTCGATGATCTCGACCGCGCGACGGCTTTCTATCAGACAGTCCTCGGGACAAAGCTCGATAAGCTGGCCAGCCCAGTCGACAATCTGCAGATGATGACCTTCCCCATGTCGATGGACGGCCCGGGCGCCTCAGGGGCGTTATGCAAAATGGAAGGGATGTCAGCCGGGGGAAACAGCACAATGATCTACTTCAGTTGCGAAGACTGCGCTGTCGAAGCCGGGCGCATTGAAGCCGCCGGTGGCAAGCTGATGATGCCCAAAACATCGATTGGCATGTATGGCTTCATCGCCACAGGGATCGATACTGAAGGGAATGCCTTCGGTCTGCATACAGCCCCCTCGTTTTAA
- a CDS encoding DMT family transporter, with the protein MPYLLFLLICTVWGGSFILMKKANPVLEAITIGGWRVAGGAIALGLIFWWLGPSRTLRRKHLGALVIVTFLGFTWPYVVQPWLVERNGSFIVGGSVSLNPLMTIFIAIPLLGVWPTQRQFWGVLAALSFLIVLFAGEIHKNLPLLDLAVLISVPLGYAFSNVIIRRTMKDANPLELTLVALAAASLILLPLAWITESPTPDATGIDWITAIGAVAILGVAGTGLAMYGFNILIRDQGPLFAGMVTNLVPLWAFYWAWLDGEPLTLLQLVCVVGVLGSVLVVQYRAAGAKTPAHPSVATTAIPPLEVTDEATELVTVRSVPTSMSAPAREQLAAGPENG; encoded by the coding sequence GTGCCTTATCTGCTGTTTCTACTGATCTGTACTGTCTGGGGGGGCAGCTTCATCCTGATGAAGAAGGCCAATCCTGTTCTGGAAGCGATCACGATTGGTGGTTGGCGTGTGGCGGGTGGTGCCATCGCACTGGGGCTGATTTTCTGGTGGCTCGGCCCTTCTCGAACGCTTCGGAGAAAACATCTGGGGGCACTGGTCATTGTGACCTTTCTCGGATTCACCTGGCCTTATGTGGTACAGCCCTGGCTGGTCGAAAGGAATGGCAGTTTTATAGTGGGTGGGAGTGTGAGCCTCAATCCACTGATGACCATCTTTATTGCCATACCACTTCTGGGTGTCTGGCCCACCCAGCGGCAATTCTGGGGTGTGCTGGCTGCTCTTTCGTTCCTCATTGTGCTCTTCGCTGGCGAGATTCATAAGAACCTGCCACTGCTCGACCTGGCTGTACTGATTTCAGTCCCCTTAGGTTACGCCTTCTCGAATGTCATCATTCGCCGCACGATGAAGGATGCTAACCCTCTCGAATTGACACTGGTCGCACTCGCCGCCGCTTCATTGATTCTGTTGCCACTCGCCTGGATCACCGAATCGCCAACTCCGGATGCCACCGGGATCGACTGGATCACCGCGATTGGTGCTGTCGCCATCCTGGGTGTCGCAGGAACGGGATTGGCCATGTATGGCTTTAACATTCTCATTCGCGATCAAGGCCCACTGTTTGCCGGGATGGTGACGAACCTCGTACCTCTCTGGGCATTTTATTGGGCCTGGCTTGATGGAGAACCACTCACCCTGCTGCAACTGGTTTGTGTGGTCGGTGTGCTGGGTTCAGTTCTCGTCGTGCAGTATCGCGCTGCTGGTGCGAAAACACCTGCTCACCCTTCGGTTGCGACCACGGCGATTCCTCCCCTCGAAGTCACAGACGAAGCAACCGAACTGGTCACAGTCCGCAGCGTACCGACCAGCATGTCGGCCCCCGCGCGGGAGCAGCTTGCGGCTGGCCCCGAAAATGGCTGA
- the eboE gene encoding metabolite traffic protein EboE: protein MTFPLLPLSYCTNVHPAQTLAEVIQGLDTFALPIRKASGGELAVGLWLQATIIDELLATPQALEELRVALSLRNLTCYTLNAFPYGNFHSERVKDQVYLPDWSSLQRYDYTLNCARTLAALLPEDLQGSLSTLPLAFKPHEPTGDFQSLCIRQLLDLAMALDDLHDSTGRLIRLAIEPEPLCLLETTDEAIAFFEQLFRQAEEKGMLSQARTHLGLCYDVCHQAVEFEPADQAIHAIERAGIRINKVHLSCAIDARQPLTPEVQAALKSYIEPRYLHQTIARCISGDRQESGFIRQTDLTEEFLAAPPLEFQQAESWRVHYHVPISEVSIGPLFTTRPDLEAALKAVEGLPYAPHLEVETYTWNVLPGQPRTEAIIAGLGKELETARGLIGI from the coding sequence ATGACCTTTCCACTCCTCCCCCTCAGCTATTGCACCAATGTTCATCCGGCTCAAACTCTCGCTGAAGTGATTCAAGGTCTCGATACCTTCGCCCTTCCTATTCGCAAAGCCAGTGGTGGCGAACTTGCCGTCGGACTATGGCTGCAAGCCACCATTATCGATGAGTTACTCGCTACACCGCAGGCTCTCGAAGAACTTCGCGTGGCGCTTTCCTTACGAAATCTCACCTGCTACACGCTCAATGCCTTCCCGTACGGAAACTTTCACTCCGAGCGAGTCAAAGATCAGGTCTATCTTCCCGACTGGTCTTCTCTTCAGCGGTACGATTACACCTTGAATTGTGCCCGCACTCTTGCGGCACTGCTCCCCGAAGATCTGCAAGGCAGCCTGTCGACATTGCCACTCGCGTTCAAGCCGCATGAACCCACGGGTGATTTTCAAAGTCTCTGCATACGTCAGTTACTGGATCTCGCCATGGCCCTCGATGACCTGCACGACTCCACAGGCCGCCTGATCCGGCTGGCAATAGAACCCGAACCCCTCTGTCTTCTGGAAACGACCGACGAAGCGATTGCCTTCTTCGAGCAGTTGTTTCGCCAGGCGGAAGAGAAAGGGATGCTCTCACAGGCCAGAACGCATCTGGGGCTGTGCTACGACGTCTGCCATCAGGCGGTCGAATTCGAACCCGCCGATCAGGCCATTCATGCCATTGAACGAGCCGGTATTCGCATCAACAAGGTTCATCTCAGCTGCGCGATCGATGCGAGACAACCCCTCACTCCCGAAGTTCAGGCGGCTCTCAAGAGCTATATCGAGCCGCGCTACCTGCACCAGACGATTGCCCGCTGCATCTCGGGCGACCGGCAGGAAAGTGGCTTCATTCGCCAGACCGATCTGACGGAAGAATTTCTGGCAGCACCACCACTCGAATTCCAACAGGCTGAGAGCTGGCGCGTGCATTACCATGTGCCTATCTCGGAGGTTTCGATTGGCCCGCTCTTCACGACGAGGCCGGATCTTGAAGCGGCTCTTAAAGCCGTTGAGGGTCTTCCCTACGCCCCACACCTGGAAGTGGAAACCTACACATGGAACGTCCTCCCGGGACAACCCCGGACGGAAGCGATCATCGCAGGCCTGGGAAAAGAACTCGAAACCGCACGAGGGTTGATCGGTATATAA
- a CDS encoding transposase, with product MDRQHNLPGTPFVAPDEELEARRHQSLRQAPYQLDHAHREVVLKTVREVCDHRSWSLHAVHVRSNHVHILLTALPPPEKVMSDLKAWSSRRLRETFGEDADRDRWTQHGSTRYLNDMKSLESAIAYVINEQGEQMSVYDARIDQSKPQ from the coding sequence GTGGATCGTCAGCACAATCTTCCCGGCACGCCGTTCGTGGCTCCTGATGAGGAATTGGAAGCTCGCCGCCACCAGTCATTACGCCAGGCACCTTATCAGCTCGATCACGCACACCGTGAAGTCGTCCTGAAGACTGTTCGCGAGGTATGCGATCATCGTTCGTGGAGTCTTCATGCCGTCCACGTCCGCAGCAACCATGTGCATATTCTTCTGACCGCGCTACCACCGCCGGAAAAGGTGATGAGTGATCTGAAAGCGTGGTCGAGTCGTCGCTTGCGGGAAACGTTTGGAGAGGATGCAGACCGTGACCGCTGGACTCAACACGGCAGCACGAGATACCTCAATGACATGAAATCGCTGGAGTCAGCCATAGCCTACGTTATCAACGAACAAGGCGAGCAGATGTCGGTCTACGACGCACGAATCGACCAAAGCAAGCCACAATAA
- a CDS encoding sulfatase family protein, protein MNLKQRLLTLCTLALCLATHWKDPSALAAETTGKPQVSRPNIVLIYVDDLGYGDISCNGATLVKTPHVDRLAREGLNFSDGHSPSATCTPSRYAMLTGEYAWRKKGTGILPGDAKLIIEPGRRTLASTLQKAGYRTGVVGKWHLGLGDDKLDWNGVIKPGPFEVGFDESFIMAATGDRVPCVYVEQDRVVNLDPHDPIKVQFGKPIDPALPTGKSHPELLTVMKPSHGHDMTIINGVSRIGYMTGGKAALWNDQEMADVFTSKALKFMTDHQARHADQPFFLFFSLHDIHVPRLPHPRFVGSTSMGPRGDVIVEMDWCVGQVLEKLAALGINDETMVIFTSDNGPVVDDGYKDEAVTKLSHHQPAGPYRGGKYSAYEGGTRVPFIVRWPGRIQPGTSKALMCQIDFMASLGKLVGQPVPPLEAYDSVDVLPALLGESQAGREQLVEHSGVLGLRAGSWKLIEPGKAPRVFQQTNTETGQLPRPRLFNLEEDPGETRDLAEDQPEKVKELQALLQKIKGEL, encoded by the coding sequence ATGAATCTCAAACAACGACTGTTGACTCTGTGCACTCTGGCTTTATGCCTGGCAACCCACTGGAAAGATCCGTCAGCTCTGGCAGCTGAAACCACAGGAAAACCCCAGGTTTCCAGGCCCAACATCGTGCTCATCTATGTGGACGATCTGGGTTATGGCGACATCAGTTGCAATGGCGCCACGCTGGTCAAAACACCGCATGTCGATCGACTGGCTCGCGAAGGACTCAACTTTTCCGATGGCCACTCACCGTCGGCTACCTGCACTCCCTCGCGCTATGCCATGCTCACCGGCGAATATGCCTGGCGGAAAAAAGGGACAGGTATTCTCCCGGGGGATGCAAAGCTGATTATTGAACCGGGGCGACGCACTCTCGCTTCGACACTTCAAAAGGCGGGATATCGCACCGGCGTCGTCGGGAAATGGCATCTGGGATTAGGAGATGACAAGCTCGACTGGAACGGCGTCATCAAGCCCGGCCCTTTCGAAGTCGGTTTTGATGAATCATTCATCATGGCCGCTACCGGAGATCGAGTCCCTTGTGTTTATGTGGAGCAGGATCGCGTGGTCAATCTCGACCCCCATGACCCGATCAAAGTCCAGTTCGGAAAACCCATTGATCCTGCCTTACCCACTGGGAAATCGCATCCGGAATTGCTCACGGTCATGAAACCGAGCCACGGTCACGACATGACGATTATCAATGGCGTCAGCCGGATTGGCTATATGACGGGTGGCAAGGCCGCTCTCTGGAACGATCAGGAGATGGCCGATGTCTTTACCTCAAAAGCACTCAAGTTCATGACCGATCATCAGGCTCGCCATGCTGATCAGCCGTTCTTTCTGTTCTTTTCGCTGCACGATATTCACGTTCCCCGCTTGCCTCACCCCCGCTTTGTCGGCAGTACCAGCATGGGCCCGCGCGGCGACGTGATTGTCGAAATGGATTGGTGTGTGGGCCAGGTGCTCGAGAAGCTTGCGGCCTTAGGAATTAACGACGAGACGATGGTGATTTTCACCAGCGATAATGGCCCCGTCGTCGACGATGGTTACAAAGACGAAGCCGTCACGAAGCTGAGTCATCATCAACCGGCTGGCCCCTATCGAGGTGGTAAATATAGTGCCTATGAAGGGGGGACTCGCGTCCCCTTCATTGTGCGCTGGCCAGGTCGCATTCAACCGGGAACATCGAAAGCGTTGATGTGCCAGATCGATTTCATGGCTTCGCTGGGCAAGCTGGTGGGTCAACCTGTCCCACCCCTGGAAGCGTATGACAGTGTTGATGTCCTTCCCGCTTTATTGGGTGAATCACAGGCAGGTCGTGAGCAACTGGTGGAGCATTCGGGAGTTCTGGGCTTGCGCGCGGGCTCGTGGAAATTGATTGAGCCCGGCAAAGCCCCGCGTGTCTTTCAGCAGACCAACACCGAAACCGGCCAGCTCCCCAGACCTCGCCTGTTTAATCTCGAAGAAGACCCCGGCGAAACCCGCGACCTCGCCGAAGACCAACCCGAAAAAGTCAAAGAACTCCAAGCCCTCCTCCAGAAGATCAAAGGTGAGCTCTAA